In the genome of Nocardia sp. NBC_00416, one region contains:
- a CDS encoding ABC transporter ATP-binding protein, with product MTGDRLLNVENLRIGFGAAPPIVSSGMSFTLDAGECVALVGESGSGKSLTARSLVGLAGPGSIVAADTFRIGGGDALDFDTRAWQRVRGRYIGLVLQDALVSLDPLRTIGREVAESLDTHRIGDKKQRRAVVRTLLESVGIGGAERRAEQYAHQLSGGQRQRALIASAIAADARVLVADEPTTALDVTVQRQVLGVLRSRLAAGAGLVLVSHDLAVVSGIADRVLVLRDGEVVESGPTSEVLRAPRHPYTRKLIAAVPTRETRGFALSSIGAAADGAGALPRVRIPAHTVDAGDTALEVSHLTRTYGRPGRSRVVVTAVDDVSFTVRRGETLGIVGESGSGKTTTVKAILGLVAPTSGEIRLDGRPWSSLRESERRSRREQVQLVPQDTLSSFDPRYTVEQIIAESLLRAYPDEHARRRRIREALDWVRLPGAILDRQPQFLSGGQRQRVALARALAPTPRIVVCDEPVSALDVSVQAQILDLLQELQAEHGTTFVFVTHDLGVVHQIADRLLVMKDGRIVEQGDVVEVFDKPRHEYTRELLDAVPRIS from the coding sequence ATGACCGGCGACCGATTGCTCAACGTCGAAAATCTGCGGATCGGTTTCGGTGCCGCACCGCCGATCGTGTCGTCGGGGATGAGTTTCACCCTCGACGCCGGGGAGTGCGTGGCGTTGGTGGGGGAGTCGGGTTCCGGGAAGAGCCTCACCGCGCGCAGCCTCGTCGGGCTCGCGGGACCGGGGTCGATCGTCGCCGCCGATACATTCCGGATCGGCGGCGGCGACGCCCTGGATTTCGACACCCGGGCCTGGCAGCGGGTCCGGGGCCGCTACATCGGCCTCGTCCTGCAGGACGCGCTCGTGAGCCTGGACCCACTGCGGACCATCGGGCGTGAGGTGGCCGAATCGCTGGACACCCACCGGATCGGAGACAAGAAGCAACGGCGCGCCGTGGTGCGGACGCTGCTGGAATCGGTGGGGATCGGCGGCGCCGAACGCCGCGCGGAACAGTACGCCCATCAGCTGTCCGGCGGCCAGCGGCAACGCGCGCTGATAGCGTCGGCCATCGCCGCCGACGCGCGGGTTCTGGTCGCGGACGAACCGACCACGGCGCTCGACGTCACTGTGCAGCGCCAGGTTCTCGGCGTGCTCCGGTCGCGGCTCGCGGCCGGTGCGGGACTGGTGCTGGTCAGCCACGACCTCGCGGTCGTTTCCGGTATCGCCGATCGCGTCCTGGTGCTGCGTGACGGCGAAGTGGTCGAGTCGGGGCCGACGTCGGAGGTGCTCCGTGCGCCGCGGCACCCTTATACGCGCAAGTTGATCGCCGCGGTCCCCACCCGGGAAACACGCGGATTCGCGCTGAGCTCGATCGGCGCGGCGGCCGACGGCGCCGGAGCTCTTCCACGGGTGCGGATTCCCGCGCACACCGTGGACGCCGGGGATACCGCCCTCGAGGTTTCGCACCTGACCAGGACCTACGGGCGGCCCGGCCGGAGCCGCGTCGTGGTCACCGCCGTCGACGATGTGAGTTTCACCGTCCGGCGCGGCGAAACACTCGGCATCGTCGGCGAATCCGGCTCCGGGAAGACAACGACGGTGAAGGCGATTCTCGGACTCGTCGCGCCGACCTCGGGTGAGATCCGGCTCGACGGGAGGCCGTGGAGTTCGCTGCGCGAGAGCGAACGCCGTAGCAGGCGCGAACAGGTCCAATTGGTGCCGCAGGACACGCTCAGTTCGTTCGATCCTCGATACACGGTCGAGCAGATCATCGCGGAATCACTGCTGCGCGCCTATCCGGACGAACACGCGCGGCGGCGGCGGATCCGCGAGGCACTCGACTGGGTCCGGTTGCCCGGCGCGATTCTGGATCGGCAACCTCAGTTCCTGTCCGGCGGCCAGCGTCAACGGGTCGCGCTCGCCCGGGCCCTGGCCCCCACCCCGCGAATCGTGGTGTGCGACGAGCCCGTATCGGCCCTGGATGTCTCCGTTCAAGCGCAGATCCTGGACCTCCTGCAGGAGTTGCAGGCCGAGCACGGGACGACCTTCGTCTTCGTGACCCACGACCTCGGTGTCGTACATCAGATCGCGGATCGGCTGCTGGTGATGAAGGACGGCCGGATCGTGGAGCAGGGCGATGTGGTGGAGGTCTTCGACAAGCCGCGGCACGAGTACACCCGCGAGCTGCTCGACGCCGTCCCGCGGATCTCGTGA
- a CDS encoding ABC transporter permease, whose translation MTVDTTSVLDTAGALPDTTKAPPRRARARLPLPVIVALVYLALVLLAILSPALLGATDPTATAPAAALRPPGDGFLLGSDQLGRDVYSRILHGARWSLGIALAALVIGVALGALLGSTAGLAKTVVNEIVGRVFDLLSAFPGVLLALLIAVLWGRGPLGIALAIGISSVPKFGRIIRARTLQVTGSDYVINAVTFGHSRFRNIVRHVLPNVIGSIGLVAALDLGASILAVSGLSFLKMGPQPPTPEWGIMLAESRDVLRVAWWASVFPGLALVLTVASFLVLGRYAQARFERRIR comes from the coding sequence ATGACCGTGGACACGACATCGGTACTCGACACCGCGGGCGCCCTGCCCGACACCACGAAGGCGCCGCCGCGGCGCGCCCGAGCGCGGCTCCCGCTGCCGGTGATCGTCGCCCTGGTGTATCTGGCGCTGGTACTGCTGGCGATCCTGTCGCCCGCGCTGCTCGGCGCGACCGATCCGACCGCGACCGCCCCGGCCGCCGCGCTGCGCCCGCCGGGCGATGGATTCCTGCTCGGCAGTGATCAGCTCGGCCGTGATGTCTATTCGCGCATCCTGCACGGTGCCCGCTGGTCGCTCGGTATCGCGCTGGCGGCGTTGGTGATCGGTGTCGCGTTGGGCGCGCTGCTGGGCTCGACCGCGGGCTTGGCGAAAACCGTCGTCAACGAGATCGTGGGGCGGGTGTTCGACCTGCTGTCGGCTTTCCCCGGCGTGCTGCTGGCACTGCTCATCGCGGTCCTGTGGGGGCGGGGCCCGCTCGGGATCGCGCTCGCGATCGGGATATCGAGTGTGCCGAAATTCGGGCGGATCATCCGGGCCCGGACTCTGCAGGTCACCGGGTCGGATTACGTGATCAACGCGGTCACCTTCGGTCACTCCCGGTTCCGCAATATCGTGCGACATGTCCTGCCCAATGTGATCGGTTCGATCGGATTGGTGGCGGCCCTGGATCTGGGCGCCTCGATCCTGGCCGTCTCCGGGCTGAGTTTCCTGAAAATGGGTCCGCAACCGCCCACGCCGGAATGGGGCATCATGCTCGCCGAGTCCCGCGATGTGCTCCGGGTGGCCTGGTGGGCGAGTGTGTTCCCCGGGCTGGCGCTGGTGCTCACCGTCGCGTCGTTCCTCGTTCTCGGCCGGTACGCGCAGGCCCGATTCGAACGGAGGATCCGATGA
- a CDS encoding ABC transporter permease, which produces MGGPAGPLVNGTVAAPAVDGSATAVPGRRRDTTLRATIAGRLAGAVIVLWAAFTATFVALQFIPGKIEDIMAGDIDYPGLREAIRADWGLDEPLLTQYFQYLGRLSQGDLGRSYVRRQEVTELLTAQIGSTVELAVAAGVLACAAAILVSVFTAGRNRFVRSIFSAVEVVANSVPVFWFGLLLLLAFSFNLKLFPVSGAKDLSSLVLPALTLALPTFGLLTPVLRDGMERALEQPFAVTALSRGIGESRLRVRHALRHGLVPTVTLAGWLVAHLLGGAVITETVFGRPGLGTLALQAVMSKDVPVVLAIVLIVAAIYVVISTIVDITYALIDPRLKAAR; this is translated from the coding sequence ATGGGCGGCCCCGCCGGACCGCTCGTGAACGGGACGGTCGCGGCCCCGGCGGTCGACGGGTCCGCGACAGCGGTCCCGGGCCGGCGCCGCGACACCACCCTGCGCGCGACGATCGCCGGCCGCCTGGCCGGTGCGGTGATCGTGCTGTGGGCCGCGTTCACGGCCACCTTCGTGGCACTGCAGTTCATCCCGGGCAAGATCGAGGACATCATGGCCGGCGATATCGACTATCCCGGTCTGCGGGAGGCCATCCGCGCCGACTGGGGCCTGGACGAGCCGCTGCTCACACAGTACTTCCAATACCTGGGCCGGCTGTCACAGGGCGACCTGGGCCGGTCCTATGTGAGGCGTCAGGAGGTCACCGAACTCCTCACCGCGCAGATCGGATCGACCGTCGAACTCGCCGTCGCCGCGGGGGTTCTCGCGTGCGCCGCCGCGATCCTCGTCTCGGTGTTCACCGCCGGCCGTAACCGTTTCGTGCGGTCGATCTTCTCGGCGGTCGAGGTCGTCGCGAATTCCGTGCCGGTGTTCTGGTTCGGGTTGCTCCTGTTGCTGGCGTTCTCCTTCAACCTGAAGCTGTTCCCTGTTTCCGGGGCGAAGGATCTGTCGTCGCTGGTGCTGCCGGCCCTCACCTTGGCGCTGCCCACCTTCGGGCTGCTGACACCGGTCCTGCGCGACGGGATGGAACGTGCGCTGGAACAACCTTTCGCGGTGACGGCGCTCTCCCGCGGGATCGGCGAATCGCGCCTGCGGGTGCGGCACGCGCTCCGGCACGGCCTCGTTCCGACGGTCACCCTGGCCGGCTGGCTGGTCGCGCATCTGCTGGGCGGCGCGGTGATCACCGAGACCGTGTTCGGCCGACCGGGCCTGGGCACCCTCGCGCTGCAGGCGGTGATGAGCAAGGACGTGCCGGTGGTGTTGGCGATCGTGCTGATCGTCGCCGCGATCTATGTGGTGATCTCCACGATCGTGGACATCACCTACGCACTCATCGATCCGAGACTGAAGGCAGCGCGATGA
- a CDS encoding ABC transporter substrate-binding protein encodes MKRSKTILRAGAACLAILMMVLAGCSSGGGAASEHSEPVPGGTARFGLSLDPPCFDPHYTGTIMNYTVARNVIDSLLYWKPDGTFAPWLADSYRISEDRLTYTFELRKGVTFSNGEAFDAAAVKANYDFILDPANATNASKVIGSIRQVDVVDADTVVFRLAKPDSGLLRSLSSVRAGFLAPSVLPLKDTLCKDTGHLIGTGPFTIAQYNPGQDVTLAKNQAYSWAPASAGHQGPAYLDQVVFTFLPETSARTGALQSDQVDIIDSVQSYDVPLFENVDGFKYLVGYDTSTSFGFNLNAGRFPTDDVRVRTALRDGFDVDAVVGSLYQGHVSRNWSWAGADSPYYDPSLEGQWGNKIDNANGLLDQAGWTGRDAAGFRTKDGKRLTVTVEYIAEAVRDQRDILIQSIQAELKKNIGLDLVLETPDSGTFYSRLYSGNYGIYPNIWTGADLANNVTTYIHDWLYKYAARKPAEVAGINDLALRAVATPDEQERIDLIHQVQRKIVLDDALFVPLSSGAFQIATSARVHGIGFEPDSLTVGSFHDVWIG; translated from the coding sequence ATGAAGCGATCGAAGACCATCCTGCGAGCGGGCGCGGCCTGCCTCGCGATTCTGATGATGGTGCTCGCCGGATGCTCATCGGGCGGTGGGGCGGCGAGCGAGCACAGTGAACCGGTCCCGGGCGGTACGGCCCGGTTCGGACTCTCGCTCGATCCGCCGTGCTTCGACCCGCACTACACGGGCACGATCATGAACTACACGGTCGCGCGCAACGTGATCGATTCGCTGCTCTACTGGAAGCCGGACGGTACATTCGCGCCGTGGCTGGCGGACAGCTACCGGATCTCCGAGGACCGGCTGACCTACACCTTCGAACTGCGCAAGGGCGTCACCTTCTCCAACGGTGAGGCGTTCGATGCGGCCGCGGTGAAAGCCAACTACGATTTCATCCTGGACCCCGCCAACGCCACCAACGCGAGCAAGGTCATCGGCAGTATCCGCCAGGTGGACGTGGTCGACGCCGATACGGTCGTCTTCCGGTTGGCGAAGCCGGATTCGGGTCTGCTGCGGTCACTGTCGAGTGTGCGTGCCGGTTTCCTCGCGCCGTCGGTGCTGCCGTTGAAGGACACACTCTGCAAGGACACCGGCCATCTCATCGGCACCGGCCCGTTCACCATCGCGCAGTACAACCCGGGCCAGGACGTCACCCTGGCGAAGAATCAGGCCTACAGCTGGGCGCCCGCCTCCGCCGGCCACCAGGGTCCCGCCTACCTGGACCAGGTGGTGTTCACCTTCCTGCCCGAGACCTCGGCGCGGACCGGCGCTCTGCAGTCCGATCAGGTCGACATCATCGACAGCGTGCAGTCCTACGATGTTCCGCTGTTCGAGAACGTCGACGGTTTCAAATATCTGGTCGGGTACGACACCAGCACCTCGTTCGGGTTCAACCTCAACGCCGGTCGCTTCCCGACCGACGATGTCCGGGTCCGGACGGCGTTGCGCGACGGATTCGACGTGGACGCCGTCGTCGGGAGCCTCTATCAGGGGCATGTATCCCGCAATTGGAGTTGGGCGGGCGCCGACAGCCCGTATTACGACCCGAGCCTGGAAGGGCAGTGGGGCAACAAGATCGACAACGCCAACGGCCTGCTCGACCAGGCCGGCTGGACCGGACGCGACGCGGCCGGGTTCCGCACCAAGGACGGAAAGCGGCTGACGGTCACCGTCGAGTACATCGCCGAAGCCGTTCGTGACCAGCGGGATATCCTCATCCAATCCATTCAGGCCGAGCTGAAGAAGAACATCGGGCTGGACCTCGTCCTGGAGACACCGGACTCCGGCACCTTCTACTCGCGGCTCTACAGCGGCAATTACGGCATCTACCCCAACATCTGGACGGGCGCCGATCTCGCCAACAACGTCACCACCTATATCCACGACTGGCTGTACAAGTACGCGGCGCGTAAACCCGCCGAGGTCGCCGGGATCAACGATCTGGCGCTGCGGGCGGTGGCCACCCCCGACGAGCAGGAGCGTATCGACCTGATCCATCAGGTCCAGCGCAAAATCGTGCTCGACGACGCGCTGTTCGTGCCGCTCTCGTCGGGGGCCTTCCAGATCGCGACGTCCGCGCGGGTGCACGGCATCGGATTCGAACCGGATTCGCTGACCGTGGGCAGCTTCCACGACGTCTGGATCGGCTGA
- a CDS encoding TauD/TfdA dioxygenase family protein has translation MTISTTEPISVESALTVLPQTGYTGAEIAGVDLARDLSDEVIAEIRQALLKWKVVFFRDQSIGHAEQIAFARRFGKVTPAHPYEENPPAGFPEILPIDSRRYDVQYGRKRTSYDSSWHTDVTALVNPPAFSILRADILPPYGGDTAWTNLVAAYENLPAELRDFVDNLDAEHTFDNRAARRSSRAEAIDNKPLRTFHPVVRVHPETGERALFVSPGFTRKAKNIRNLGPRLSSHLLDALWDEATRTEYTVRFRWQPGSVAFWDNRATAHLAIPDAGHLGHDRVLYRVTIEGDVPEGVDGRRSESVEGEPFYGS, from the coding sequence ATGACAATTTCAACGACAGAACCGATTTCGGTGGAATCCGCGCTCACCGTGCTCCCGCAAACGGGTTACACCGGCGCCGAGATCGCCGGGGTCGATCTCGCGCGGGACCTGTCCGATGAGGTGATCGCCGAGATCCGGCAGGCGCTGCTGAAATGGAAGGTGGTGTTCTTCCGTGACCAGTCCATCGGGCACGCCGAGCAGATCGCCTTCGCACGCCGTTTCGGCAAGGTGACCCCGGCACATCCCTACGAGGAGAATCCGCCGGCGGGCTTCCCCGAGATCCTGCCCATCGACAGTCGCCGCTACGACGTGCAGTACGGCCGGAAGCGGACCTCCTACGACAGCAGCTGGCACACCGATGTCACCGCGCTGGTCAATCCGCCGGCCTTCTCGATTCTGCGGGCCGACATCCTGCCGCCGTACGGCGGTGACACCGCCTGGACCAACCTGGTGGCGGCGTACGAGAACCTGCCCGCCGAACTGCGCGATTTCGTGGACAACCTGGATGCCGAACACACCTTCGACAACCGCGCGGCCCGGCGGAGCAGCCGGGCGGAGGCCATCGATAACAAACCGCTGCGCACTTTCCATCCGGTGGTGCGGGTGCATCCGGAGACCGGTGAGCGGGCACTGTTCGTGAGTCCCGGATTCACCCGCAAGGCCAAGAACATTCGCAATCTCGGCCCCCGCCTGAGCTCGCACCTCCTCGACGCGCTGTGGGACGAGGCGACCCGGACCGAGTACACGGTCCGGTTCCGCTGGCAGCCGGGCAGTGTCGCGTTCTGGGACAACCGGGCGACCGCGCACCTGGCCATCCCGGACGCCGGTCATCTCGGGCACGACCGGGTGCTCTACCGGGTGACCATCGAGGGCGACGTACCGGAGGGTGTCGACGGCCGCCGTTCGGAATCCGTCGAAGGAGAGCCGTTCTACGGCTCCTGA
- a CDS encoding NtaA/DmoA family FMN-dependent monooxygenase (This protein belongs to a clade of FMN-dependent monooxygenases, within a broader family of flavin-dependent oxidoreductases, the luciferase-like monooxygenase (LMM) family, some of whose members use coenzyme F420 rather than FMN.), whose translation MPSRGLFLNVGVNSTGYHGNSWLAPGAAWDRFVSFDHYLEVAELARAGGFAAVFLSDHPALQRAAESRPLHSLDPLVLFTALAARVPDIGFVITASSSYNSPYNLARRLASLDHISGGRVIWNVVSSFNPDIAANFGAGPLPGRAQRYRRAAEFVEVVKALWSSWDRTAGPAPEALGEPLWTDATARPIDHHGEFFDIRGPLNVPIGPQGRPLIAQAGASAAGIDLAGEHADLVYAALLGKDAARAYRDQVRERAAAHGRDPSSFRLLPGLVPIVADTTEQALRRHEQLNGHPDETALLRAFADRHGLPFDPDAVLLPELFVSEADQQGPIGFTRSLHDLVATETLTLRQLARRVDGGHRLVLGTAEAVAEQILDWWRDGVVDGYTVQPPTLPHDLRTFVRDVIPLLRAAGALSAGYPESTVRQRFALPQPLPVG comes from the coding sequence ATGCCCTCTCGCGGACTGTTCCTCAATGTCGGCGTGAACAGCACTGGTTACCACGGGAATTCATGGCTCGCGCCGGGGGCCGCCTGGGACCGCTTCGTCTCGTTCGACCACTATCTGGAGGTCGCGGAACTGGCGCGGGCGGGCGGCTTCGCCGCGGTCTTCCTCTCCGACCATCCCGCCCTGCAGCGCGCCGCCGAAAGCCGCCCGCTGCACTCATTGGATCCCCTCGTGCTGTTCACGGCGCTGGCCGCGCGGGTACCCGATATCGGTTTCGTGATCACCGCCTCGAGCTCCTACAACTCCCCCTATAATTTGGCCCGCCGCCTCGCCAGCCTGGACCATATTTCCGGGGGCCGGGTGATCTGGAATGTGGTATCGAGTTTCAATCCCGATATCGCCGCGAATTTCGGTGCCGGACCGCTTCCCGGCCGCGCGCAGCGCTACCGCCGGGCCGCGGAATTCGTCGAGGTGGTGAAAGCACTGTGGTCCAGCTGGGACCGCACGGCCGGCCCGGCACCCGAGGCGCTGGGCGAACCACTGTGGACCGACGCCACGGCCCGCCCGATCGACCATCACGGGGAGTTCTTCGACATCCGCGGTCCGCTCAATGTACCGATCGGCCCCCAGGGACGGCCGCTGATCGCGCAGGCGGGCGCTTCCGCGGCCGGAATCGATCTCGCGGGCGAACACGCCGACCTCGTGTACGCCGCGCTGCTCGGCAAGGACGCCGCCCGCGCATACCGCGACCAGGTGCGCGAGCGGGCCGCCGCACACGGTCGGGATCCCAGCTCCTTCCGCCTGCTGCCCGGGCTGGTGCCCATCGTCGCGGACACCACCGAGCAGGCCCTGCGCCGGCACGAACAGCTCAACGGGCACCCCGACGAGACGGCCCTGCTACGTGCCTTCGCCGACCGCCACGGACTGCCGTTCGACCCGGACGCCGTCCTCCTGCCCGAACTGTTCGTCTCCGAAGCCGACCAGCAGGGGCCGATCGGCTTCACCCGTTCCCTGCACGATCTGGTCGCCACCGAGACACTCACACTGCGACAGCTGGCCCGCCGGGTCGACGGCGGGCACCGCCTCGTCCTGGGCACTGCCGAGGCGGTGGCCGAGCAGATCTTGGATTGGTGGCGCGACGGAGTCGTCGACGGCTACACGGTCCAGCCCCCGACCCTCCCGCACGATCTGCGCACCTTCGTCCGCGACGTGATCCCGCTGCTGCGCGCGGCCGGCGCGCTCTCGGCGGGTTATCCGGAATCCACTGTCCGGCAGCGCTTCGCCCTGCCGCAGCCGCTGCCGGTCGGCTGA
- a CDS encoding LLM class flavin-dependent oxidoreductase, translating to MSPEFLWYIPNQVIPGHRGDAVTADHNSLSTLTGQARSLEEYGWTGALIGTGWGRPDTFTVATALATATTTFEPLIAIRPGYWQPAHFASAAASLDHLTGGRVRVNIVSGKDDLAAYGAAEEDQSQRYARTREFMQLVRRLWTEENVTYRGDHYQVTGSTVTPRIAARTGRPHPKLYFGGASAAAERVAATEADVQLFWGEPLAGVRDRIERLRGLSDELDRALPPLEFGLRITTFVRDTTEQAWADAEAKVAEMARAYNPGAPRRAAVGQQRLLDLAARGEVLDDNLYTAPGTVGGGGAGTTWLVGSAEDVAKSLRRYQDLGITHFVLSDTPYLREIRRQGAQLLPLLRD from the coding sequence ATGAGCCCCGAATTCCTCTGGTATATCCCGAATCAGGTCATCCCCGGGCACCGCGGTGACGCCGTCACCGCTGACCACAACAGCCTGTCGACGCTGACCGGCCAGGCACGATCACTCGAGGAGTACGGCTGGACGGGCGCGTTGATCGGCACCGGCTGGGGTCGCCCGGATACGTTCACCGTCGCCACCGCTCTGGCTACCGCGACAACGACTTTCGAACCGCTGATCGCCATCCGGCCCGGATACTGGCAGCCCGCTCATTTCGCGTCGGCCGCCGCCAGTCTGGATCATCTGACCGGGGGACGGGTGCGCGTCAATATCGTGTCCGGCAAGGACGATCTCGCCGCCTACGGCGCGGCCGAGGAGGATCAGTCCCAGCGGTACGCCCGCACCCGGGAGTTCATGCAATTGGTCCGGCGGTTGTGGACCGAGGAGAACGTCACCTACCGGGGCGACCACTACCAGGTCACCGGGTCCACCGTGACCCCACGGATCGCCGCCCGCACCGGCCGCCCCCATCCGAAGCTCTACTTCGGCGGTGCGTCGGCGGCCGCCGAACGGGTCGCCGCGACCGAAGCCGATGTCCAGCTCTTCTGGGGTGAGCCGCTGGCCGGGGTCCGGGATCGGATCGAACGGTTGCGCGGACTGAGCGATGAACTCGACCGTGCCCTTCCCCCACTGGAGTTCGGGCTCCGGATCACCACCTTCGTCCGGGACACCACCGAACAGGCCTGGGCGGACGCCGAAGCGAAAGTCGCCGAGATGGCGCGGGCCTACAACCCCGGCGCACCACGCCGCGCCGCGGTCGGGCAGCAGCGACTGCTCGATCTGGCCGCGCGCGGCGAGGTGCTCGACGACAACCTCTACACCGCTCCGGGCACCGTCGGCGGCGGTGGCGCGGGCACCACCTGGCTGGTCGGCTCCGCCGAGGACGTGGCGAAATCGCTACGCCGGTACCAGGATCTCGGCATCACCCACTTCGTTCTCTCCGATACCCCGTACCTGCGCGAGATCCGCCGACAGGGCGCCCAGCTCCTGCCGCTGTTGCGCGACTGA
- a CDS encoding aldo/keto reductase, which produces MSYGPFDLTYTAAADRYEKVPYRRSGNSGLDLPAFSFGLWQKFGTDYPFETQREIILHAFDLGITHFDNADRYGPPHRAAQQNFGRVLGKDLAPYRDELILSTKAGNPIGPSPYLRGGSRKSILTSLEHSLRDLGTDYVDVFYHHSPDLDTPLEESVGALVSAVQQGKALYIGISNYLPDRTHDAVELLREAGVPLLLHQTRYSLYDRRPEQNGLLDAARRDGFGAIVYSPLAQGLLTDKYLERIPAGARAANSVFLSPDVIDETYRQRTAELDKIAAARGQSLAQLALQWVLRRPEVTSALIGASSTAQLDHNIAALSFPELTDAELALIDEHGVHGTGQKL; this is translated from the coding sequence ATGAGCTACGGCCCTTTCGACCTGACCTATACCGCCGCTGCGGACCGCTACGAGAAAGTCCCGTATCGGCGTAGCGGGAACTCCGGCCTCGACCTGCCCGCGTTCTCGTTCGGACTGTGGCAGAAGTTCGGCACGGACTATCCGTTCGAGACGCAACGCGAGATCATCCTGCACGCGTTCGACCTGGGCATCACCCATTTCGACAATGCCGATCGGTACGGTCCGCCGCACCGGGCCGCGCAGCAGAACTTCGGCCGGGTGCTGGGCAAGGACCTCGCGCCCTACCGCGACGAGCTCATTCTCTCGACCAAGGCGGGTAATCCGATCGGACCCAGCCCCTACCTCCGGGGTGGTTCCCGCAAGTCGATCCTCACCTCGCTCGAGCACAGTCTGCGTGACCTGGGGACCGACTATGTGGACGTCTTCTACCACCACAGCCCCGATCTCGATACGCCGCTGGAGGAGTCGGTGGGTGCGCTGGTCAGCGCGGTGCAACAGGGGAAGGCGCTCTACATCGGCATCTCCAACTATCTGCCCGACCGCACCCACGATGCCGTCGAACTGCTCCGGGAGGCGGGGGTGCCGCTGCTCCTGCACCAGACTCGGTACTCCCTCTACGACCGCCGTCCCGAACAGAACGGTCTACTGGACGCCGCGCGTCGTGACGGATTCGGCGCCATCGTCTATTCGCCGCTGGCGCAGGGCCTGCTGACCGACAAATACCTCGAGCGCATTCCGGCGGGCGCGCGGGCGGCGAACAGCGTGTTCCTCTCACCGGATGTGATCGACGAGACCTACCGGCAGCGCACCGCCGAACTCGACAAGATCGCCGCGGCCAGAGGGCAGTCGCTCGCTCAACTGGCCCTGCAGTGGGTACTGCGGCGGCCCGAGGTCACCTCGGCGCTGATCGGCGCGAGCAGCACAGCCCAGCTGGACCACAATATCGCCGCGCTGAGTTTCCCGGAACTCACCGACGCCGAGCTCGCCCTCATCGACGAGCACGGCGTCCACGGAACCGGGCAGAAGCTCTGA
- a CDS encoding SDR family oxidoreductase yields MPASTDRIALVTGGSGGIGRAVAERLAADGMSVIVHYAGNAERAGEVVSAITGRGGSAVALGGDVADSERMEELFTEIADRFGGIDVVVNTAGIMLLGPVAEFELDAFDRMHRTNVRGTFVVSRLAARTLNPGGALINFSSSVIRLQQPGYAAYASTKGAVEAMTLILARELRGRDVTVNVVAPGPTATPLFLDGKDADAIAGLANLSPLERLGEPADIAETVAFLAGPARWVDGQILYVNGGLA; encoded by the coding sequence GTGCCCGCGTCGACCGATCGCATCGCCCTGGTCACCGGAGGTTCCGGAGGTATCGGCCGCGCGGTGGCCGAACGCCTCGCTGCCGATGGAATGAGCGTGATCGTGCACTACGCCGGCAACGCCGAACGCGCCGGCGAGGTCGTTTCCGCGATCACCGGCCGAGGTGGCAGCGCGGTGGCGCTCGGCGGGGACGTAGCCGACTCCGAGCGGATGGAAGAGCTGTTCACCGAGATCGCCGATCGGTTCGGCGGAATCGACGTGGTGGTGAACACCGCGGGGATCATGCTCCTCGGGCCCGTGGCCGAATTCGAGCTGGACGCGTTCGACCGAATGCATCGCACCAATGTCCGCGGCACCTTCGTCGTCTCCCGGCTGGCGGCCCGCACCCTGAATCCGGGCGGGGCGCTGATCAATTTCTCGTCCTCGGTGATCCGGCTCCAGCAGCCCGGATACGCCGCTTACGCGAGCACCAAGGGCGCGGTGGAGGCGATGACCCTGATTCTGGCCCGGGAGCTACGGGGTCGCGATGTGACCGTCAATGTGGTCGCCCCGGGACCCACCGCGACGCCGTTGTTCCTCGACGGCAAGGATGCCGACGCCATCGCCGGGCTGGCGAATCTGTCCCCGCTCGAACGTCTCGGCGAGCCGGCCGATATCGCGGAGACGGTCGCGTTCCTGGCCGGTCCGGCGCGCTGGGTCGACGGGCAGATCCTCTACGTCAACGGGGGTCTCGCGTGA